Below is a window of Lacibacter sp. H407 DNA.
CAAGAAAACAACTTTCCCGCAAAGAAAAAATACTACAATCCGGGAAGTCAATGAAAATTGATATCATTTACAATTCATCCAAACAGCCAATTATCACTCCACAAGCTTTTGTAATTTCTTCTTCCCTAATTGTCAGTGGTGGTGCAATACGCAAACAATTTGCTGCAAATAAAAACCAATCAGTTATCACGCCTTTTTCAATACAGGCATCAATTACTTTTTTGTTTGTTTCAAAACTATCAAACACAACGGCCATCATCAAACCACGTGAACGTACGGCTTCAATTTTTGGATGATGTAATAATGTGCGGAAGAGAATTTCTTTTTCAGCCACGCCCTTCACCAACTCTTCTTCTAACAATACATTCATGGCCGCCATACCTGCAGCACAACAAACCGGATGACCGCCAAAGGTTGTGATGTGGCCCAGCACCGGATTCTCTGTCAGCTTCCACATCAATTCCTTATCAGCAACAAATGCACCCAATGGCATACCGCCGCCCAAAGCTTTTCCTAATAATAAAATATCAGGCACCACATCAAACTGTTCAAATGCCCATAATGATCCGTTTCGGCCAAAGCCACATTGTATTTCATCCAATATTAATAAGGTACCGGTTTCGTTACAGCGTTTACGCAAGGCCGTGATCCATTCTTTCAAAGGCGCATTTACACCTGCTTCTGCCTGGATGGTTTCAGCAATTACACACGCTGTGTTCTTTCCAATCAACTCCAATGCTTCGAAGGAATTATAATCTGCATGATGAACTCCCGGCAATAACGGCCGGAATGAATTGCGCCAATATTCATCGCCCATTACACTTAATGCGCCTTGGGTACTGCCATGATAACTATTATTAAATGCAACCATCTCGGTGCGACCAGTCACCCGTTTGGCCAATTTCATGGCACCTTCGGTTGCTTCTGTTCCGGAGTTAGTGAAGAATACAGAATTTAGTGATGCTGGCATATGATCGGTCAACAACTTGGCATACTGCACCTGCGGACTTTCCACAAATTCACCATATACGAGCAAATGCATATACTGATCAACCTGTTGTTTTATGGCTTCCACCACTTTTGGATGCCGGTGCCCCACATTACAAACACTGATGCCTGCGATCAGATCGATATATTCGTTACCCTCAGCATCCCACAAACGGCTTCCTTCTGCCTTTACAATTTCCAGCGCCAGCGGTGCGGGGGATGTTTGAGCGACATGTTTTAAAAATAGTTCCCGTTGATTCATATTGTATTGTGCCTGCAAATGTCGGGAAATAGTTGAACGGTTACCCACCTTCCTCCGCAGAGTGATGGTTGACCAACTGTTGAAACCATCCATCTTGTCGTTGCGTATATAAGTCTGGATAAATGCTGAAACGAGACATTATTCTGACCTTTATAGGCAGAATTGCATTAAAAAACGGGCAACTAATTAAAAAAGAGTACAAACATTATGTACCCTCAGAAAACATTACGAAATTTACAGCAGAACAAAACCACATTCCGTATGCCCGTAATTCTCCCCGTAGAAGGCGTTTTTCCACAATTTGGCAACGATTGCTTTATTGCCCCTAATGCAACAATAGTTGGTGACGTTGTAATGGGTAATGAATGCAGTGTGTGGTTCAATGCTGTTATTCGTGGTGATGTTAACAGTATACGACTGGGTAATAAGGTGAACGTGCAGGATGGGGCTGTGTTGCATGCTACATACCAAAAGACGAAAACCATCGTTGGTAATAATGTAAGCATCGGGCACAACGCTCTTGTTCATGGTTGTACTGTGCATGATAATGTGTTGATCGGGATGGGTGCTATTGTGATGGACAATGCTATTATCAACAGCAATTCAATTATAGCAGCAGGTGCTGTTGTGCTAGAGGGAACCGTAGTGGAAGCGGGAAGTATATATGCAGGGGTTCCTGCTAAAAAAGTAAAAGACATCAGCCAGGAGCTGATCCATGGCGAGATCAACCGGATCGCTAATAATTATATCAAGTATTCCGGCTGGTTTAAAGATGCCTTAACAGAAAACACCTGATTACGGTACGAACATTGTCTATACCCACATGTTAAACAAGAATAATTATATGAAACAGATCACCAAAGCAGCGCTTGTCGTATTATTACTGTCTTTCATTACAAGTTGCAATGTGTTTAAACGAACACCCAAAGAAGGATGTCCAACCAACGGAAAGAACGTAGGGGCAGAAAAACTTCTGGGCGGTGAAAAAATTAAAAAAGCGAAACGATTTAACAGCTAAATAAAATAAATAGAACTAACCCCATTTATAACACCAACAAAAATTACCACTATGAATCCAACATTACGCAACCATGTAGGATACAATGAGGCCATCCTCGATGATGATGCTAGTTTTGAAAAATTTCATCGCTGGGCAGATGTCATTTCAGACAAACTAAAAATCTCCTTTACCAAGAAACTGGACGATTTTGAAGCCTTGTATTGGGATTTCATTTATAAAGGCACAGCGCTTACCCTCAGCTTCAACATTTTCAACGGTATTTCTGTTTTTCCATCATTGGAGGAAAAAAGTGAGCATTTTGAAAATGCAGCGATCGCTGAATTAGTTGATGCTTTGAAAGACGCTGATCCCGGCGAAGCATAAATTTCTATTTTATTTCTATATACAAACTACCAGAC
It encodes the following:
- a CDS encoding gamma carbonic anhydrase family protein; amino-acid sequence: MPVILPVEGVFPQFGNDCFIAPNATIVGDVVMGNECSVWFNAVIRGDVNSIRLGNKVNVQDGAVLHATYQKTKTIVGNNVSIGHNALVHGCTVHDNVLIGMGAIVMDNAIINSNSIIAAGAVVLEGTVVEAGSIYAGVPAKKVKDISQELIHGEINRIANNYIKYSGWFKDALTENT
- a CDS encoding aspartate aminotransferase family protein, whose translation is MDGFNSWSTITLRRKVGNRSTISRHLQAQYNMNQRELFLKHVAQTSPAPLALEIVKAEGSRLWDAEGNEYIDLIAGISVCNVGHRHPKVVEAIKQQVDQYMHLLVYGEFVESPQVQYAKLLTDHMPASLNSVFFTNSGTEATEGAMKLAKRVTGRTEMVAFNNSYHGSTQGALSVMGDEYWRNSFRPLLPGVHHADYNSFEALELIGKNTACVIAETIQAEAGVNAPLKEWITALRKRCNETGTLLILDEIQCGFGRNGSLWAFEQFDVVPDILLLGKALGGGMPLGAFVADKELMWKLTENPVLGHITTFGGHPVCCAAGMAAMNVLLEEELVKGVAEKEILFRTLLHHPKIEAVRSRGLMMAVVFDSFETNKKVIDACIEKGVITDWFLFAANCLRIAPPLTIREEEITKACGVIIGCLDEL